From the genome of Pseudomonas yamanorum, one region includes:
- a CDS encoding glutathione S-transferase: protein MSEGVLYSFRRCPYAMRARMALRYSGAAVQIIEVSLKAKPAEMLALSPKGTVPVLSVDGRVVDESLAIMRWALAQNDPEGWLLEDDGATQALIEENDQGFKYQLDRYKYAERYPEQPMEHYRAEGEVFLSKLEGLLAQREYLLAGHLSLADVALAPFVRQFAHVDREWFGRAPYPRLQAWLQRFLESPLFIAIMAKP, encoded by the coding sequence GTGAGCGAGGGGGTGTTGTATTCGTTCCGCCGCTGCCCGTATGCGATGCGGGCGCGGATGGCCCTGCGGTATTCGGGGGCGGCGGTGCAGATCATCGAGGTCAGCCTCAAGGCCAAGCCGGCTGAGATGCTGGCGTTGTCACCCAAAGGCACGGTGCCGGTGCTGAGCGTGGATGGCCGGGTGGTCGATGAAAGCCTGGCGATCATGCGCTGGGCCCTGGCGCAGAACGACCCTGAGGGTTGGTTGCTTGAGGATGATGGAGCGACGCAGGCGCTGATTGAAGAGAATGATCAGGGCTTCAAATATCAATTGGATCGATACAAGTATGCCGAGCGCTATCCGGAGCAGCCGATGGAGCATTATCGGGCCGAGGGTGAGGTGTTTTTGTCGAAGCTGGAGGGGTTGCTGGCGCAGCGGGAGTATTTGCTGGCCGGGCACTTGAGCCTGGCGGATGTGGCACTGGCACCGTTTGTGCGGCAGTTTGCGCATGTGGATCGGGAGTGGTTTGGACGGGCTCCCTATCCGCGGTTGCAGGCTTGGTTGCAGCGGTTTCTGGAGTCGCCGTTATTCATCGCCATAATGGCAAAACCCTGA
- a CDS encoding lactonase family protein, whose amino-acid sequence MMMRKFWPLLMAGSVGAMSVQAAPVDTYELLVGSYTAGTSEGIYRLQFDSRTGQFNGQPVLAAKAANPSWLTLSKDQKHLFVVNENGPGQKDPVGRVSSYSIDPKNHQLTLINQVQSLGNEPTHSSLASDGRYLFVANYSVLEDPGGSLAVLPVDAEGKLSPPVQLSGHPASRVNPERQASNHVHSVVSSPDGKYVFVQDLGADKIFAYHYDPKANHELPLTPADPAFVQLPPGSGPRHLLFTADGKHAWLTTEMSAQVAVFDYNDGKLTQKQLVNFADGQPVSDKAGAALHVSSDGKFLYVSNRGTANQMLVFAIDPGTAQLKEIQRRSVEGDHPREFALDPSGKFLLIANQKSNEIVVVERDPKTGLLGKTVRKLAIDAPSDLKFLPRQ is encoded by the coding sequence ATGATGATGCGTAAATTCTGGCCCCTGCTGATGGCCGGCAGCGTAGGCGCAATGTCGGTCCAGGCCGCGCCGGTGGACACCTATGAGTTACTGGTGGGCAGCTACACCGCCGGCACCAGTGAAGGTATCTACCGCTTGCAGTTCGACAGCCGTACCGGGCAGTTCAACGGCCAGCCAGTGCTCGCTGCCAAGGCGGCCAACCCGTCGTGGCTGACCCTGTCCAAAGACCAGAAGCACCTGTTTGTGGTCAATGAAAACGGCCCAGGCCAAAAAGACCCGGTGGGGCGCGTCAGCAGCTACAGTATCGACCCGAAAAACCATCAGCTGACCCTGATCAACCAGGTGCAGAGCCTGGGCAACGAGCCGACCCATTCCAGCCTGGCCAGTGATGGGCGCTACCTGTTCGTGGCCAACTATTCCGTACTGGAAGACCCGGGCGGCAGCCTCGCGGTGTTGCCGGTAGACGCCGAAGGCAAGCTGTCGCCGCCGGTGCAGTTGAGTGGGCATCCGGCCAGCCGGGTCAACCCGGAGCGTCAGGCGTCCAATCACGTGCATTCGGTGGTGTCTTCGCCAGACGGCAAGTACGTGTTTGTCCAGGACCTGGGGGCGGACAAGATCTTTGCCTACCACTACGATCCCAAGGCCAACCATGAATTGCCGCTGACCCCGGCCGATCCTGCGTTTGTGCAATTGCCACCGGGCAGTGGCCCACGGCACTTGCTGTTCACCGCAGACGGCAAGCACGCCTGGCTGACCACTGAGATGAGCGCGCAAGTGGCAGTGTTCGACTACAACGATGGCAAGCTGACCCAGAAGCAACTGGTCAACTTTGCGGACGGCCAGCCGGTGTCCGACAAGGCCGGCGCCGCGCTGCATGTCTCAAGCGACGGCAAGTTCCTCTACGTCAGCAACCGTGGCACCGCCAACCAGATGCTGGTGTTTGCCATCGACCCGGGAACTGCGCAGTTGAAAGAGATCCAGCGCCGCTCGGTGGAAGGTGACCATCCCCGGGAGTTTGCCCTGGACCCCAGCGGCAAGTTTCTGCTGATCGCCAACCAGAAGAGCAACGAGATTGTGGTCGTCGAGCGCGACCCCAAGACCGGTCTTTTGGGCAAAACCGTGCGGAAATTGGCGATTGATGCTCCCAGCGACCTCAAGTTCTTGCCGCGACAATAA
- a CDS encoding DUF5629 family protein, protein MTADTATLLNAFEDCQMVEIDGLHTFDFSLDDQKLLIICMDGRAEKRWSFSLEQVKAATFDQTLQSWTLTGDSGEHRLVCMSGVTGNNNDEDEADDDA, encoded by the coding sequence ATGACTGCCGACACCGCTACCTTGCTCAACGCTTTTGAAGACTGCCAGATGGTCGAAATCGATGGCCTGCACACTTTCGATTTCAGCCTGGATGACCAGAAGTTACTGATCATCTGCATGGACGGTCGTGCCGAGAAGCGCTGGAGTTTCAGCCTGGAGCAAGTCAAGGCGGCGACCTTTGATCAAACCCTGCAAAGCTGGACCCTTACCGGTGACTCGGGCGAACACCGCCTGGTCTGCATGAGCGGCGTCACCGGCAACAATAATGACGAGGATGAAGCGGATGATGATGCGTAA
- a CDS encoding efflux RND transporter permease subunit produces MSSHHNDKATFLERLIFNNRPAVITICLLVSIFLFWQATLIRPSTSFEKMIPLKHPFIEKMMEHRNDLANLGNTVRISVEAKDGDIFTKEYMETLRQINDEVFYISGVDRSGLKSLWSPSVRWTEVTEEGFAGGEVIPQSYNGSPESLDQLRNNVLKSGQVGRLVANDFKSSIVDIPLLESYPDPQDQGKLLALDYRKFSHELEDKIRDKFEAQNPNVKIHIVGFAKKVGDLIDGLVMVVMFFGIAFVITLVLLLWFTNCLRSTVAVLSTTLVAVIWQLGLMHALGFGLDPYSMLVPFLIFAIGISHGVQKINGIALQSSDADNALTAARRTFRQLFLPGMIAILADAVGFITLLIIDIGVIRELAIGASVGVAVIVFTNLILLPVAISYVGISKRAIERSKKDAHREHPFWRLLSKFASPKVAPVSIALALVAFGGGLWYSQNLKIGDLDQGAPELRPDSRYNKDNNFIINNYSTSSDVLVVMVKTPPEGCSRYEAMAPIDQLMWKMQNTEGVQSAISLVTVSKQMIKGMNEGNLKWETLSRNPDVLNNSIARADGLYNNNCSLAPVLVFLNDHKAETLDRAVHAVQDFAKENNKDGLEFILAAGNAGIEAATNEVIKESELTILILVYLCVATMCMITFRSWAATLCIVLPLVLTSVLGNALMAFMGIGVKVATLPVVALGVGIGVDYGIYIYSRLESFLRAGLPLQEAYYQTLKSTGKAVLFTGLCLAIGVATWIFSAIKFQADMGLMLTFMLLWNMFGALWLLPALARFLIKPEKLAGQKGNSLFAH; encoded by the coding sequence ATGAGCAGTCATCACAACGACAAGGCCACGTTTCTCGAGCGCCTGATTTTCAATAACCGCCCGGCAGTGATCACGATCTGCCTGCTGGTGAGTATTTTCCTGTTCTGGCAGGCGACGTTGATTCGCCCGTCCACCAGCTTCGAAAAAATGATCCCCCTCAAGCACCCCTTCATCGAGAAGATGATGGAGCACCGCAATGACCTGGCGAACCTGGGCAACACGGTGCGCATCTCGGTGGAGGCCAAGGACGGTGACATCTTCACGAAGGAGTACATGGAGACCCTGCGCCAGATCAACGACGAGGTGTTCTACATCTCCGGCGTCGACCGCTCAGGGCTCAAGTCCCTGTGGAGCCCCAGCGTGCGCTGGACCGAAGTCACCGAAGAGGGCTTTGCCGGCGGTGAAGTGATCCCCCAGAGCTACAACGGCTCGCCGGAAAGCCTCGACCAGTTGCGCAACAACGTGCTCAAGTCCGGGCAGGTCGGGCGGCTGGTGGCCAACGATTTCAAATCGAGCATCGTCGACATCCCGCTGCTGGAGTCCTACCCGGACCCGCAAGACCAGGGCAAGCTGCTGGCCTTGGACTATCGCAAGTTCTCCCATGAACTCGAAGACAAGATCCGCGACAAGTTCGAAGCCCAGAACCCCAACGTCAAGATCCACATCGTCGGGTTTGCCAAGAAGGTCGGCGACCTGATCGACGGCCTGGTGATGGTGGTGATGTTCTTCGGTATCGCCTTCGTCATCACCCTGGTGCTGCTGCTGTGGTTTACCAACTGCCTGCGCAGTACCGTCGCGGTGTTGAGCACCACGCTGGTGGCGGTTATCTGGCAGCTTGGGTTGATGCATGCCCTGGGTTTCGGGCTCGATCCCTACTCGATGCTGGTGCCGTTCCTGATCTTCGCCATCGGTATTTCCCACGGTGTACAGAAGATCAATGGGATCGCCCTGCAATCCAGTGATGCCGACAACGCCCTGACCGCCGCCCGGCGTACGTTCCGCCAGTTGTTCCTGCCGGGAATGATCGCGATCCTTGCCGATGCGGTCGGCTTTATCACCCTGCTGATCATCGACATCGGCGTGATCCGTGAACTGGCCATCGGCGCCTCGGTCGGTGTGGCGGTCATTGTATTCACCAACCTGATCCTGCTGCCGGTGGCGATCTCCTACGTGGGCATCAGCAAACGCGCCATCGAGCGCAGCAAGAAAGATGCACACCGCGAACACCCGTTCTGGCGCCTGCTGTCGAAATTCGCCAGCCCCAAAGTCGCGCCGGTGTCGATTGCGTTGGCACTGGTCGCCTTCGGTGGCGGCCTCTGGTACAGCCAGAATCTGAAGATCGGCGACCTCGACCAGGGCGCACCGGAGCTGCGCCCGGACTCGCGCTACAACAAGGACAACAACTTCATCATCAACAACTACTCCACCAGCTCCGACGTGCTGGTGGTGATGGTCAAGACGCCGCCGGAAGGCTGCTCGCGTTATGAAGCCATGGCGCCCATCGACCAGTTGATGTGGAAGATGCAGAACACTGAGGGCGTACAGTCGGCCATCTCGCTGGTGACCGTGTCCAAGCAGATGATCAAGGGCATGAACGAGGGCAACCTGAAATGGGAAACCCTGTCCCGTAACCCTGACGTGCTGAACAACTCCATCGCCCGTGCCGATGGCCTGTACAACAACAATTGCTCCCTGGCGCCGGTACTGGTGTTCCTCAACGACCACAAGGCCGAAACCCTCGACCGCGCGGTGCATGCGGTGCAGGACTTCGCCAAGGAGAACAACAAGGACGGCCTGGAATTCATTCTCGCCGCCGGTAACGCCGGGATCGAAGCCGCCACCAACGAGGTGATCAAGGAGTCCGAGCTGACCATCCTGATCCTGGTGTACCTGTGCGTGGCCACCATGTGCATGATCACCTTCCGCTCCTGGGCGGCGACCCTGTGCATCGTGTTGCCGCTGGTGCTGACCTCAGTGCTGGGCAACGCACTGATGGCGTTCATGGGCATCGGCGTCAAGGTTGCGACCTTGCCGGTGGTGGCCCTGGGCGTGGGGATTGGCGTGGACTACGGCATCTACATTTACAGCCGCCTGGAGAGTTTCCTGCGGGCCGGCCTGCCGTTGCAGGAAGCCTATTACCAGACCCTCAAGTCCACCGGTAAAGCCGTGCTGTTCACCGGCCTGTGCCTGGCCATCGGTGTGGCCACGTGGATCTTCTCGGCCATCAAGTTCCAGGCCGACATGGGCTTGATGCTGACCTTCATGCTGCTGTGGAACATGTTCGGCGCGCTGTGGCTGCTGCCGGCGCTGGCACGCTTCCTGATCAAACCCGAGAAGCTGGCGGGGCAGAAGGGCAATTCGCTGTTCGCTCACTGA
- a CDS encoding WD40/YVTN/BNR-like repeat-containing protein: MGVVFFRPKATRRVALLATALSLLGVVALSTPAHAATETTAAAVFAIESPKAAKSLMIDVVHAGKRLVAVGDRGHILYSDDQGTTWTQAKVPTRQLLTAVFFADDQHGWAVGHDAQILATTDGGVTWTQQFQDLKREAPLLDVWFKDASNGFAVGAYGALIETTDGGKTWDDVSDRLDNEDQFHLNAIAQVKDAGLFIVGEQGSMFRSHDEGQTWEKLEGPYEGSLFGVIGTAQAQTLLAYGLRGNLFRSTDFGSTWEPVELNATRGALEFGLSGATLLDDGSIVVVGNGGSVVVSHDDGLTFSVFNRPDRISLSAVTAAGNGNLILAGQGGVRVASPTGAEPTKQ, encoded by the coding sequence ATGGGTGTGGTGTTTTTCCGCCCGAAGGCCACGCGCAGGGTCGCATTGTTGGCCACAGCGCTCTCGTTGCTGGGGGTTGTCGCGTTGTCGACACCGGCCCACGCCGCCACTGAAACCACCGCCGCAGCGGTGTTTGCCATTGAATCCCCCAAGGCGGCCAAAAGCCTGATGATCGACGTGGTGCACGCAGGCAAACGCCTGGTCGCGGTCGGTGATCGCGGGCACATCCTCTATTCCGACGACCAGGGCACCACCTGGACTCAGGCCAAAGTCCCCACCCGGCAACTGCTGACCGCCGTATTTTTCGCCGACGACCAACACGGCTGGGCGGTGGGCCATGACGCACAGATCCTCGCCACTACCGATGGCGGCGTGACCTGGACGCAACAATTCCAGGACTTGAAGCGCGAAGCGCCGCTGCTCGACGTCTGGTTCAAGGACGCCAGCAACGGCTTTGCCGTGGGCGCCTACGGTGCACTGATCGAAACCACCGACGGCGGCAAGACCTGGGATGACGTCAGCGACCGCCTCGACAACGAAGACCAATTCCACCTCAACGCCATCGCCCAGGTGAAAGACGCCGGGCTGTTTATCGTCGGCGAGCAGGGCAGCATGTTCCGCTCCCATGACGAGGGGCAAACCTGGGAAAAACTCGAAGGCCCCTACGAGGGCTCGCTGTTCGGCGTGATCGGCACCGCCCAGGCGCAGACCCTGTTGGCCTACGGCCTGCGCGGCAACCTGTTTCGCTCCACGGATTTTGGCAGCACCTGGGAACCGGTGGAGCTGAATGCCACCCGTGGCGCGCTGGAGTTCGGCTTGTCGGGGGCGACCCTGCTGGACGACGGCTCCATCGTGGTGGTGGGCAACGGCGGCAGCGTGGTAGTCAGCCACGACGACGGCCTGACCTTCAGCGTATTCAATCGCCCGGACCGCATTTCTCTGTCGGCGGTCACGGCGGCGGGCAACGGCAACTTGATTCTGGCGGGGCAGGGCGGCGTTCGCGTGGCCAGTCCAACTGGCGCCGAGCCGACAAAACAATAA
- a CDS encoding Gfo/Idh/MocA family protein, producing MRELGIGLIGTGFMGRAHALAFNNARAVFELPVKLTLAALADADTERATRCAADWGFAQAHGDWQQLIDDPKVDVVAITTPNHLHFPMAMAALAAGKAVYCEKPLAVSLEQAAAMRDAASKAGVVTRVGYNYQHNPMIGLARQLIASGELGEIISFQGEFSEDFMADASSPWSWRCEVGHAGGALADLGSHLLSMARYLVGDVLSVCADTQTVHGQRPATAGSEALRDIAVDDQVHALLRFANGARGTVSSSWLKHGYKNHLSFEISGTRGTLLFDQERLNELQLFRVGQEGFQRLLAGPSLPGYAAFSPAPGHQLGYNELKTLEVHELVMALAGKGSDGTDFAAAWEVERLATAIRVAAREERWVKLNEV from the coding sequence ATGCGCGAACTCGGAATTGGCCTGATTGGCACAGGCTTTATGGGGCGTGCCCACGCTCTGGCATTCAATAACGCACGGGCGGTGTTTGAACTGCCGGTGAAGCTCACACTGGCCGCCCTGGCCGATGCCGATACCGAACGCGCGACACGCTGCGCCGCGGACTGGGGGTTTGCCCAGGCCCATGGCGACTGGCAGCAGTTGATCGACGATCCCAAGGTCGATGTCGTCGCCATCACGACCCCTAACCATTTGCACTTCCCGATGGCCATGGCTGCGCTGGCGGCGGGCAAGGCGGTGTATTGCGAGAAGCCGCTGGCGGTGAGCCTGGAGCAGGCGGCCGCCATGCGTGACGCGGCGAGCAAGGCCGGGGTGGTGACGCGGGTGGGTTATAACTATCAGCACAACCCGATGATTGGTTTGGCCCGGCAGTTGATCGCCAGTGGTGAGTTGGGAGAGATCATCAGTTTTCAGGGGGAATTCAGCGAGGATTTCATGGCGGATGCATCGTCGCCGTGGTCGTGGCGCTGTGAGGTGGGGCATGCCGGCGGTGCCTTGGCGGACTTGGGCAGTCACTTGCTGTCCATGGCGCGGTATTTGGTGGGGGATGTGCTGAGTGTGTGCGCCGATACGCAGACGGTGCATGGGCAGCGGCCTGCTACGGCGGGGAGTGAAGCACTGCGGGACATTGCGGTGGATGATCAGGTGCATGCGTTATTGCGGTTTGCCAATGGTGCGCGGGGGACGGTGAGCAGCAGTTGGCTGAAGCATGGGTATAAGAATCACCTGAGCTTTGAAATCAGTGGCACCCGGGGCACGTTGTTGTTTGATCAGGAGCGGTTGAATGAATTGCAGCTGTTTCGGGTTGGGCAGGAGGGGTTTCAGCGGCTGCTGGCGGGGCCTTCGCTGCCCGGGTATGCGGCGTTCAGCCCGGCACCGGGGCATCAGTTGGGGTACAACGAGTTGAAGACGCTGGAGGTGCATGAGTTGGTGATGGCGTTGGCTGGCAAGGGCAGCGACGGGACGGATTTTGCGGCGGCTTGGGAGGTTGAGCGGTTGGCGACGGCGATTCGGGTGGCGGCTCGGGAAGAGCGGTGGGTCAAGCTGAATGAGGTTTGA
- a CDS encoding efflux RND transporter permease subunit, whose protein sequence is MIALLIRWSVANRFLVLLATLFVTAWGLWSIQNTPVDALPDLSDVQVIIRTPYPGQAPQIVENQVTYPMTTTMLSVPGAKTVRGFSFFGDSYVYVLFDEGTDLYWARSRVLEYLSQLQARLPASAKPALGPDATGVGWIYQYALVDRTGKHDLAQLRSLQDWFLKFELKTLPNVAEVATIGGQVKQYQVQIDPLALASRGITQAQVVEAIGKANQETGGSVLNMGESEYMVRASGYLKTLEDFRGIPLRLDTHNVPVTLGDVATIQLGPDMRRGISELDGEGEAVGGVVILRSGKNAREAIAAVKTKLEQLKTSLPPGVEIVTTYDRSKLIDRAVDNLSHKLLEEFLVVALVCGIFLWHLRSSLVAIISLPVGVLIAFIVMRFQGINANIMSLGGIAIAIGAMVDGAVVMIENAHKKIEAWHHAHPNQALKGEEHWRVITDAAVEVGPALFFCLLIITLSFIPVFTLQAQEGRLFGPLAYTKTYAMAAAAGLSVTLIPVLMGYWIRGRIPDEQRNPLNRGLIKLYQPALEAVLRWPRMTLLVALLMVASALWPVSHLGGEFLPPLDEGDLLYMPSALPGLSTQTAGALLQRTDRLIKSVPEVAHVFGKAGRAETATDPAPLEMFETTIEFKPRDQWRPGMTPEKLVKELDRVVQVPGLTNIWIPPIRNRIDMLATGVKSPIGVKVAGTRLMDIDAVTQAVEKVAKQVPGVSSALAERLTGGRYIDVDIDRPAAARYGLNITDVQSIVSGAIGGENIGETVEGLARFPINLRYPKEWRDSVSALSNLPIYTPSGSQITLGTVASIKVTEGPPMLKSENARPSGWVYIDVRDRDLASVVKDLREAINQQVQLQPGMSLSYSGQFEFLERANERLKLVVPATLLIIFVLLYLTFRRVDEALLILATLPFALTGGVWLLYWLGFNLSVATGVGFIALAGVSAEFGVIMLLYLKNAWAERQGGGDQALLEAITEGAVLRVRPKAMTVAVIIAGLLPILLGGGTGSEVMSRIAAPMIGGMLTAPLLSLFVIPAAYRLMRKTQS, encoded by the coding sequence ATGATCGCCCTGTTGATCCGCTGGTCGGTGGCCAACCGCTTTTTGGTGTTGTTGGCGACTTTGTTCGTGACCGCCTGGGGCCTGTGGTCGATCCAGAACACCCCGGTGGACGCCTTGCCGGACCTGTCGGATGTGCAGGTGATCATCCGCACGCCATACCCGGGCCAGGCGCCGCAAATTGTCGAGAACCAGGTCACTTACCCGATGACCACCACCATGCTCTCGGTGCCGGGTGCGAAGACCGTGCGCGGCTTTTCGTTCTTCGGCGACAGCTACGTCTATGTGTTGTTTGACGAAGGCACCGACCTGTATTGGGCGCGCTCGCGGGTGCTGGAATACCTGAGCCAGTTGCAGGCGCGCTTGCCGGCGTCGGCCAAGCCGGCGCTGGGCCCGGATGCCACCGGTGTTGGCTGGATCTATCAGTACGCGCTGGTGGACCGCACCGGCAAACATGACCTGGCGCAGTTGCGCTCGTTGCAGGACTGGTTCCTCAAGTTCGAGCTCAAGACCCTGCCCAATGTCGCCGAAGTGGCGACCATCGGCGGCCAGGTCAAGCAGTACCAGGTGCAGATCGACCCGCTGGCCCTGGCCAGTCGCGGCATCACCCAGGCCCAGGTGGTGGAAGCCATCGGCAAGGCCAACCAGGAAACCGGCGGTTCGGTGCTGAACATGGGTGAGTCGGAATACATGGTGCGTGCGTCCGGCTACCTGAAAACCCTGGAGGACTTTCGCGGCATTCCCCTGCGGCTCGACACCCACAACGTGCCGGTTACCCTTGGGGATGTGGCGACGATCCAGCTGGGCCCGGACATGCGCCGAGGCATCAGCGAGCTGGATGGCGAAGGCGAGGCGGTGGGCGGCGTGGTCATCCTGCGCAGCGGCAAGAACGCACGCGAGGCCATCGCGGCGGTCAAGACCAAACTGGAGCAACTGAAAACCAGCCTGCCCCCCGGTGTGGAAATCGTCACCACCTACGATCGCAGCAAACTCATCGATCGCGCCGTGGACAACCTCAGCCACAAGCTGCTCGAAGAGTTTCTGGTGGTGGCGCTGGTGTGCGGGATCTTCCTGTGGCACCTGCGCTCGTCTCTGGTGGCGATCATCTCGTTGCCGGTGGGGGTGTTGATTGCCTTTATCGTCATGCGTTTCCAGGGCATCAACGCCAACATCATGTCCCTGGGCGGGATTGCGATTGCCATCGGCGCGATGGTCGATGGCGCGGTGGTGATGATCGAGAACGCCCACAAGAAAATCGAGGCCTGGCACCACGCGCATCCGAACCAGGCATTGAAGGGTGAAGAACACTGGAGGGTCATCACCGATGCGGCGGTGGAGGTGGGGCCGGCGCTGTTTTTCTGCCTGCTGATCATCACCTTGTCGTTTATCCCGGTGTTCACCCTGCAAGCCCAGGAAGGCCGCTTGTTCGGGCCGCTGGCCTACACCAAGACCTACGCCATGGCCGCTGCGGCGGGGTTGTCGGTGACCTTGATCCCGGTGCTGATGGGCTACTGGATTCGCGGGCGTATTCCGGATGAGCAACGCAACCCGCTGAACCGCGGCCTGATCAAGCTCTATCAACCGGCCCTCGAAGCGGTGCTGCGCTGGCCACGCATGACCTTGCTGGTGGCGCTGCTGATGGTCGCCAGTGCACTGTGGCCGGTGTCGCATCTGGGCGGTGAATTCTTGCCGCCGCTGGATGAAGGCGACTTGCTGTACATGCCTTCGGCGCTGCCGGGGTTGTCGACGCAAACCGCAGGCGCGTTGCTGCAGCGCACCGACCGCTTGATCAAGAGCGTGCCGGAAGTCGCCCATGTGTTCGGCAAGGCCGGCCGTGCAGAAACGGCCACTGACCCGGCACCGCTGGAAATGTTCGAAACCACCATCGAGTTCAAGCCACGAGATCAATGGCGCCCCGGCATGACCCCGGAAAAACTGGTGAAGGAACTCGACCGGGTGGTGCAGGTGCCGGGGCTGACCAACATCTGGATTCCGCCGATCCGCAACCGCATCGACATGCTCGCCACCGGGGTAAAAAGCCCGATCGGCGTCAAGGTTGCGGGCACCCGCCTGATGGATATCGACGCGGTGACCCAGGCCGTGGAAAAGGTCGCCAAGCAGGTGCCTGGCGTCAGTTCGGCACTGGCGGAACGCCTGACGGGCGGGCGCTACATTGACGTGGATATCGACCGCCCGGCCGCCGCGCGTTATGGCCTGAACATCACAGATGTACAGTCCATCGTCTCCGGGGCCATTGGCGGTGAAAACATCGGCGAGACGGTCGAAGGGCTGGCGCGTTTCCCCATCAACCTGCGCTACCCGAAGGAGTGGCGCGATTCGGTGAGTGCCTTGAGCAACCTGCCGATCTATACGCCGTCGGGCAGCCAGATCACCTTGGGCACCGTGGCCAGCATCAAGGTTACCGAAGGCCCGCCGATGCTCAAAAGCGAAAACGCCCGACCTTCCGGCTGGGTGTACATCGACGTGCGGGACCGTGATTTGGCGTCGGTGGTGAAGGATTTGCGCGAGGCGATCAACCAGCAGGTGCAGTTGCAACCGGGCATGAGTCTCAGCTACTCGGGGCAGTTCGAGTTCCTGGAGCGGGCCAATGAACGCCTGAAGCTGGTAGTGCCAGCGACCTTGCTGATCATCTTCGTGCTGCTGTACCTGACGTTCCGGCGGGTGGATGAGGCGCTGCTGATCCTCGCCACGTTGCCGTTCGCACTGACGGGTGGGGTGTGGTTGCTGTACTGGCTGGGCTTCAACCTGTCGGTGGCTACGGGTGTTGGATTTATCGCGTTGGCGGGGGTGTCGGCGGAGTTCGGCGTGATCATGCTGCTGTATTTGAAAAATGCCTGGGCCGAACGCCAGGGAGGAGGGGACCAGGCCTTGCTGGAAGCCATCACCGAAGGTGCCGTATTACGCGTGCGGCCCAAGGCGATGACCGTGGCCGTGATCATCGCAGGCTTGTTACCGATCCTTTTAGGTGGAGGCACCGGCAGCGAAGTCATGAGCCGGATTGCCGCGCCCATGATTGGCGGCATGCTCACAGCACCCTTGCTCTCCCTCTTCGTCATCCCGGCGGCCTACCGCCTCATGCGCAAAACTCAAAGCTGA